A section of the Trichomycterus rosablanca isolate fTriRos1 chromosome 6, fTriRos1.hap1, whole genome shotgun sequence genome encodes:
- the gga1 gene encoding ADP-ribosylation factor-binding protein GGA1 isoform X1 → MAAPPEEGSLESRVNKATNPLNRETDWDNIKAFCEQLSNEPEGPQLATRLLAHKIQSPQEWEAMQALTVLETCMKNCGKRFHNEVGKFRFLNELIKVVSPKYLGSRAPEPVKKKVLEIMYSWTMGFPEETKITDAYQMLKKQGIVKQDPVLPDDNPIPPPPPRPKNAIFEDEEKSKMLSRLLNSTHPEDLRAANKLIKEMVQEDQKRMEKVSKRVNTIQEVKESVKLLTQLLGDYSKECSSHDNEELIKDLYQRCEKMRPTLFRLASDTEDNDEALAEILQANDSLTQVINLYRQLVKGEEVNGETTATTTIKGSSTALLDLTGLDTSPSSLAFSEFPSQTPPSQELGISLLDDELMSLGLTDVPPISNLISSQYGDATTWNSFQLSDTVDTPVPPVPAAVLLPAVAAQNPASVPPPATTALDELDLLGKTLLQQSLPPENLQVKWDKLQSQSKPTLRDLQTKLHTNPVTSTSPILAFSSEPATLLNSQPSHEPSALGISSAPSTQDEVSLASVTVPLESIKPSSMLPVTIFDKHSLRVLFHFARDSPPSRPDVLVVIISMLSSAPIPLTNIRFQAAVPKTMRVKLQPPSGTDLPAFNPILPPAAITQVLLLASPNKEKVRLRYKLTFDLGEESHDESGDIEQFPPPESWGIL, encoded by the exons ATGGCGGCTCCGCCAGAGGAAGGGAGTTTGGAGTCTCGCGTCA ACAAAGCAACCAACCCACTGAACAGAGAAACAGACTGGGACAACATTAAAGCTTTCTGTGAACAGCTCAGCAATGAACCTGAAGG TCCCCAGCTGGCCACCAGGCTTTTGGCCCATAAGATTCAGTCGCCTCAGGAGTGGGAAGCCATGCAGGCATTAACG gTTCTGGAGACCTGCATGAAGAACTGTGGAAAACGGTTTCATAATGAGGTGGGGAAGTTCCGCTTTCTTAACGAACTCATCAAGGTGGTTTCTCCTAAG TATCTGGGCTCTAGGGCCCCAGAGCCAGTGAAGAAGAAAGTTCTAGAAATCATGTACAGCTGGACGATGGGGTTTCCTGAAGAAACCAAAATAACTGATGCTTATCAGATGTTGAAGAAACAAG GTATTGTGAAACAGGACCCTGTTTTGCCAGATGACAACCCTATACCCCCTCCACCACCCAGACCCAAAAATGCCATCTTTGAGGATGAAGAGAAATCAAAG ATGCTGTCTCGTTTGCTTAATAGCACTCACCCTGAGGACTTAAGAGCAGCAAACAAGCTTATTAAGGAAATGGTTCAGGAG GATCAGAAGCGCATGGAGAAGGTATCAAAGAGAGTAAACACTATTCAGGAAGTGAAGGAGAGTGTCAAATTACTCACACAGCTTCTGGGAGACTACAGCAAAGAATGCAGTTCGCATGACAATGAGGAGCTCATCAAG GATTTGTACCAGAGATGTGAGAAGATGAGACCTACCTTGTTCAGGCTGGCCAGTGACACAGAAGACAACGATGAAGCTCTAG cGGAGATCCTGCAGGCCAACGACAGCCTGACGCAGGTAATTAACCTGTATAGGCAGCTTGTAAAGGGAGAGGAGGTGAATGGAGAAACCACTGCCACAACCACAATCAAGG GGAGCAGCACAGCGCTattggaccttactggacttgaCACGTCGCCCTCATCCCTAGCATTTTCAGAATTCCCTTCTCAGACCCCACCATCACAAGAGCTGGGTATCAGCCTGCTGGATGATGAGCTAATGTCTCTGG GGCTAACCGATGTTCCACCCATTTCTAATCTGATCTCCTCCCAGTATGGGGATGCTACCACATGGAACTCCTTTCAG CTGTCAGATACCGTAGACACACCCGTACCCCCAGTACCAGCTGCCGTACTATTGCCTGCAGTGGCCGCCCAGAACCCTGCCAGTGTCCCACCTCCTGCCACGACGGCCTTGGATGAGCTGGACTTGTTGGGAAAGACCCTACTCCAGCAATCGCTGCCGCCTGAGAACCTGCAGGTCAAATG GGATAAACTTCAGTCTCAGTCCAAACCTACTTTGCGAGACCTCCAAACTAAGTTGCACACAAACCCAGTCACAAGCACCAGTCCAATCCTGGCTTTTTCCTCTGAGCCTGCTACTCTCCTAAACTCACAGCCCAGCCATGAGCCTTCTGCACTGGGCATCAGTTCAGCTCCTTCCACTCAAGATGAAGTCTCTTTAGCCAGTGTTACCGTGCCTCTGGAGTCTATTAAACCCA GTAGCATGTTGCCTGTGACTATCTTTGACAAGCACAGCTTACGCGTTTTGTTTCACTTTGCACGTGACTCTCCTCCATCTCGCCCTGATGTCCTGGTGGTTATCATCTCCATGCTGTCGTCTGCTCCCATACCCCTCACAAACATCCGCTTCCAGGCGGCCGTGCCCAAG ACTATGAGAGTGAAGCTGCAGCCACCATCTGGAACAGATCTGCCAGCTTTCAACCCCATTCTTCCTCCTGCTGCAATTACACAAGTCCTGCTGTTGGCCAGCCCTAACAAG GAAAAGGTTCGACTGAGATACAAGCTGACCTTTGATTTAGGTGAAGAGTCCCATGACGAGAGTGGAGACATAGAGCAGTTCCCGCCTCCAGAGTCCTGGGGAATCCTTTAG
- the gga1 gene encoding ADP-ribosylation factor-binding protein GGA1 isoform X2 translates to MQALTVLETCMKNCGKRFHNEVGKFRFLNELIKVVSPKYLGSRAPEPVKKKVLEIMYSWTMGFPEETKITDAYQMLKKQGIVKQDPVLPDDNPIPPPPPRPKNAIFEDEEKSKMLSRLLNSTHPEDLRAANKLIKEMVQEDQKRMEKVSKRVNTIQEVKESVKLLTQLLGDYSKECSSHDNEELIKDLYQRCEKMRPTLFRLASDTEDNDEALAEILQANDSLTQVINLYRQLVKGEEVNGETTATTTIKGSSTALLDLTGLDTSPSSLAFSEFPSQTPPSQELGISLLDDELMSLGLTDVPPISNLISSQYGDATTWNSFQLSDTVDTPVPPVPAAVLLPAVAAQNPASVPPPATTALDELDLLGKTLLQQSLPPENLQVKWDKLQSQSKPTLRDLQTKLHTNPVTSTSPILAFSSEPATLLNSQPSHEPSALGISSAPSTQDEVSLASVTVPLESIKPSSMLPVTIFDKHSLRVLFHFARDSPPSRPDVLVVIISMLSSAPIPLTNIRFQAAVPKTMRVKLQPPSGTDLPAFNPILPPAAITQVLLLASPNKEKVRLRYKLTFDLGEESHDESGDIEQFPPPESWGIL, encoded by the exons ATGCAGGCATTAACG gTTCTGGAGACCTGCATGAAGAACTGTGGAAAACGGTTTCATAATGAGGTGGGGAAGTTCCGCTTTCTTAACGAACTCATCAAGGTGGTTTCTCCTAAG TATCTGGGCTCTAGGGCCCCAGAGCCAGTGAAGAAGAAAGTTCTAGAAATCATGTACAGCTGGACGATGGGGTTTCCTGAAGAAACCAAAATAACTGATGCTTATCAGATGTTGAAGAAACAAG GTATTGTGAAACAGGACCCTGTTTTGCCAGATGACAACCCTATACCCCCTCCACCACCCAGACCCAAAAATGCCATCTTTGAGGATGAAGAGAAATCAAAG ATGCTGTCTCGTTTGCTTAATAGCACTCACCCTGAGGACTTAAGAGCAGCAAACAAGCTTATTAAGGAAATGGTTCAGGAG GATCAGAAGCGCATGGAGAAGGTATCAAAGAGAGTAAACACTATTCAGGAAGTGAAGGAGAGTGTCAAATTACTCACACAGCTTCTGGGAGACTACAGCAAAGAATGCAGTTCGCATGACAATGAGGAGCTCATCAAG GATTTGTACCAGAGATGTGAGAAGATGAGACCTACCTTGTTCAGGCTGGCCAGTGACACAGAAGACAACGATGAAGCTCTAG cGGAGATCCTGCAGGCCAACGACAGCCTGACGCAGGTAATTAACCTGTATAGGCAGCTTGTAAAGGGAGAGGAGGTGAATGGAGAAACCACTGCCACAACCACAATCAAGG GGAGCAGCACAGCGCTattggaccttactggacttgaCACGTCGCCCTCATCCCTAGCATTTTCAGAATTCCCTTCTCAGACCCCACCATCACAAGAGCTGGGTATCAGCCTGCTGGATGATGAGCTAATGTCTCTGG GGCTAACCGATGTTCCACCCATTTCTAATCTGATCTCCTCCCAGTATGGGGATGCTACCACATGGAACTCCTTTCAG CTGTCAGATACCGTAGACACACCCGTACCCCCAGTACCAGCTGCCGTACTATTGCCTGCAGTGGCCGCCCAGAACCCTGCCAGTGTCCCACCTCCTGCCACGACGGCCTTGGATGAGCTGGACTTGTTGGGAAAGACCCTACTCCAGCAATCGCTGCCGCCTGAGAACCTGCAGGTCAAATG GGATAAACTTCAGTCTCAGTCCAAACCTACTTTGCGAGACCTCCAAACTAAGTTGCACACAAACCCAGTCACAAGCACCAGTCCAATCCTGGCTTTTTCCTCTGAGCCTGCTACTCTCCTAAACTCACAGCCCAGCCATGAGCCTTCTGCACTGGGCATCAGTTCAGCTCCTTCCACTCAAGATGAAGTCTCTTTAGCCAGTGTTACCGTGCCTCTGGAGTCTATTAAACCCA GTAGCATGTTGCCTGTGACTATCTTTGACAAGCACAGCTTACGCGTTTTGTTTCACTTTGCACGTGACTCTCCTCCATCTCGCCCTGATGTCCTGGTGGTTATCATCTCCATGCTGTCGTCTGCTCCCATACCCCTCACAAACATCCGCTTCCAGGCGGCCGTGCCCAAG ACTATGAGAGTGAAGCTGCAGCCACCATCTGGAACAGATCTGCCAGCTTTCAACCCCATTCTTCCTCCTGCTGCAATTACACAAGTCCTGCTGTTGGCCAGCCCTAACAAG GAAAAGGTTCGACTGAGATACAAGCTGACCTTTGATTTAGGTGAAGAGTCCCATGACGAGAGTGGAGACATAGAGCAGTTCCCGCCTCCAGAGTCCTGGGGAATCCTTTAG
- the ddx17 gene encoding probable ATP-dependent RNA helicase DDX17 isoform X1 yields the protein MRGNSYHDRDRDRGRDRGPRFGSSRGGPPPPPKKFGNPGERLRKKKWDLDSLPKFEKNFYNEHPDIQHMSQYEIEEYRRKKEITIRGSGCPKPVPNFYQAQFPQYAMDVLLQQNFKEPTAIQAQGFPLALSGRDMVGIAQTGSGKTLAYLLPAIVHINHQPYLERGDGPICLVLAPTRELAQQVQQVAYDYGKSSRIKTTCVYGGAPKGPQIRDLERGVEVCIATPGRLIDFLEAGKTNLRRCTYLVLDEADRMLDMGFEPQIRKIVDQIRPDRQTLMWSATWPKEVRQLAEDFLRDYVQINIGALELSANHNILQIVDVCMENEKDNKLIQLMEEIMAEKENKTIIFVETKKRCDDLTRRMRRDGWPAMCIHGDKTQPERDWVLAEFRNGKAPILIATDVASRGLDVEDVKFVINYDYPNSSEDYVHRIGRTARSTNKGTAYTFFTPGNMRQARDLVRVLEEARQAMNPKLLQMVDSGRGSGGGRMRYRGSSSNNPNLMYQEECDRRMRSGGSSNNKDSRGGGSSYGRSNRDDRSSASAFRDRSRDNHNNYGSGDQHQGYNNSSGGGGYNMRVGGAQPGAGSSGPGGVPQNQPGPPPGQFNQGPPPPLAQPGVGPGPQPLMAQQFPPPPPQPMMGGFMGPGPYSYGPPPPPPQRK from the exons ATGAGAGGCAACTCCTATCACGATAGAGACAGAGACCGTGGACGCGACAGAGG ACCGCGGTTTGGGTCCAGTCGTGGAGGTCCACCTCCTCCTCCCAAGAAGTTTGGAAATCCTGGGGAACGGCTGAGAAAGAAGAAATGGGACCTTGATTCACTTCCTAAGTTTGAGAAAAACTTTTACAACGAGCACCCAGACATCCAGCACATGAGCCAG TATGAGATAGAGGAGTACCGCAGAAAGAAAGAGATCACTATTAGGGGCTCTGGCTGCCCAAAGCCAGTGCCAAACTTCTACCAGGCACAGTTTCCTC AGTATGCAATGGATGTGCTGCTACAGCAAAATTTTAAGGAGCCCACAGCCATTCAGGCACAGGGATTTCCACTGGCCCTTAGTGGCAGAGACATGGTGGGCATCGCACAGACCGGATCTGGAAAAACACTTGCC TATCTGCTTCCGGCCATTGTGCACATCAACCACCAGCCATATTTGGAGAGAGGAGATGGTCCAATT TGCCTGGTTCTAGCTCCCACTCGTGAACTGGCCCAGCAGGTTCAGCAGGTGGCATACGACTATGGCAAGTCCTCCCGAATCAAGACCACCTGTGTGTATGGCGGTGCCCCTAAAGGTCCACAAATCAGAGACTTGGAGAGAG GTGTTGAGGTCTGCATTGCCACCCCTGGTCGTCTGATCGATTTCTTAGAGGCAGGAAAGACAAACTTGCGGCGCTGCACTTATTTGGTCTTGGATGAGGCTGATCGCATGCTGGACATGGGCTTCGAGCCACAGATTCGCAAAATTGTAGATCAGATTCGA CCGGACCGACAGACACTGATGTGGAGTGCTACTTGGCCTAAAGAGGTGCGTCAGCTAGCAGAAGACTTCCTTCGGGACTATGTCCAGATCAACATTGGGGCCCTTGAGCTCAGTGCCAATCATAACATCTTGCAGATTGTGGATGTCTGCATGGAGAACGAAAAGGACAACAA GCTGATTCAGCTGATGGAGGAGATTATGGCTGAGAAAGAGAACAAGACCATCATTTTTGTGGAGACAAAAAAACGATGTGATGACCTCACTCGCAGGATGAGGAGAGATGG ATGGCCAGCAATGTGCATTCATGGTGACAAAACTCAGCCAGAGAGAGACTGGGTTTTAGCAG AGTTTCGCAATGGTAAAGCTCCCATTTTGATTGCTACTGACGTTGCCTCCCGTGGGCTGG ATGTGGAAGATGTTAAATTCGTCATTAACTACGACTATCCGAACTCCTCGGAGGACTATGTGCACCGCATTGGGCGTACCGCCCGTAGCACCAATAAAGGCACAGCCTACACTTTCTTCACTCCCGGAAACATGCGGCAGGCACGTGATCTAGTACGGGTCCTGGAAGAGGCACGGCAGGCCATGAACCCCAAACTTCTGCAGATGGTTGACTCCGGACGAGGGTCAGGAG GTGGACGAATGCGATACCGTGGCTCCAGCTCCAACAACCCCAACCTAATGTATCAGGAGGAGTGTGACAGGCGCATGCGCTCTGGAGGCAGCAGCAATAACAAGGACAGCCGAGGCGGAGGCAGCAGCTATGGGCGCTCAAACCGCGACGACAGATCTTCCGCCTCTGCATTTAGAGATCGCAGTCGGGACAACCACAACAACTATGGCTCTGGGGACCAGCACCAGGGCTACAACAACAGCAGCGGAGGGGGAGGGTACAACATGAGAGTGGGTGGAGCACAGCCGGGTGCAGGCAGCAGTGGCCCAGGTGGGGTGCCTCAGAACCAGCCCGGTCCTCCTCCGGGCCAGTTTAATCAGGGCCCTCCTCCCCCCTTGGCTCAGCCCGGGGTGGGACCTGGGCCACAGCCCCTAATGGCTCAGCAGTTTCCTCCACCACCTCCACAGCCCATGATGGGGGGCTTTATGGGCCCAGGGCCATATTCATACGGCCCCCCTCCACCTCCCCCACAAAGGAAGTAA
- the ddx17 gene encoding probable ATP-dependent RNA helicase DDX17 isoform X2, which translates to MRGNSYHDRDRDRGRDRGPRFGSSRGGPPPPPKKFGNPGERLRKKKWDLDSLPKFEKNFYNEHPDIQHMSQYEIEEYRRKKEITIRGSGCPKPVPNFYQAQFPQYAMDVLLQQNFKEPTAIQAQGFPLALSGRDMVGIAQTGSGKTLAYLLPAIVHINHQPYLERGDGPICLVLAPTRELAQQVQQVAYDYGKSSRIKTTCVYGGAPKGPQIRDLERGVEVCIATPGRLIDFLEAGKTNLRRCTYLVLDEADRMLDMGFEPQIRKIVDQIRPDRQTLMWSATWPKEVRQLAEDFLRDYVQINIGALELSANHNILQIVDVCMENEKDNKLIQLMEEIMAEKENKTIIFVETKKRCDDLTRRMRRDGWPAMCIHGDKTQPERDWVLADVEDVKFVINYDYPNSSEDYVHRIGRTARSTNKGTAYTFFTPGNMRQARDLVRVLEEARQAMNPKLLQMVDSGRGSGGGRMRYRGSSSNNPNLMYQEECDRRMRSGGSSNNKDSRGGGSSYGRSNRDDRSSASAFRDRSRDNHNNYGSGDQHQGYNNSSGGGGYNMRVGGAQPGAGSSGPGGVPQNQPGPPPGQFNQGPPPPLAQPGVGPGPQPLMAQQFPPPPPQPMMGGFMGPGPYSYGPPPPPPQRK; encoded by the exons ATGAGAGGCAACTCCTATCACGATAGAGACAGAGACCGTGGACGCGACAGAGG ACCGCGGTTTGGGTCCAGTCGTGGAGGTCCACCTCCTCCTCCCAAGAAGTTTGGAAATCCTGGGGAACGGCTGAGAAAGAAGAAATGGGACCTTGATTCACTTCCTAAGTTTGAGAAAAACTTTTACAACGAGCACCCAGACATCCAGCACATGAGCCAG TATGAGATAGAGGAGTACCGCAGAAAGAAAGAGATCACTATTAGGGGCTCTGGCTGCCCAAAGCCAGTGCCAAACTTCTACCAGGCACAGTTTCCTC AGTATGCAATGGATGTGCTGCTACAGCAAAATTTTAAGGAGCCCACAGCCATTCAGGCACAGGGATTTCCACTGGCCCTTAGTGGCAGAGACATGGTGGGCATCGCACAGACCGGATCTGGAAAAACACTTGCC TATCTGCTTCCGGCCATTGTGCACATCAACCACCAGCCATATTTGGAGAGAGGAGATGGTCCAATT TGCCTGGTTCTAGCTCCCACTCGTGAACTGGCCCAGCAGGTTCAGCAGGTGGCATACGACTATGGCAAGTCCTCCCGAATCAAGACCACCTGTGTGTATGGCGGTGCCCCTAAAGGTCCACAAATCAGAGACTTGGAGAGAG GTGTTGAGGTCTGCATTGCCACCCCTGGTCGTCTGATCGATTTCTTAGAGGCAGGAAAGACAAACTTGCGGCGCTGCACTTATTTGGTCTTGGATGAGGCTGATCGCATGCTGGACATGGGCTTCGAGCCACAGATTCGCAAAATTGTAGATCAGATTCGA CCGGACCGACAGACACTGATGTGGAGTGCTACTTGGCCTAAAGAGGTGCGTCAGCTAGCAGAAGACTTCCTTCGGGACTATGTCCAGATCAACATTGGGGCCCTTGAGCTCAGTGCCAATCATAACATCTTGCAGATTGTGGATGTCTGCATGGAGAACGAAAAGGACAACAA GCTGATTCAGCTGATGGAGGAGATTATGGCTGAGAAAGAGAACAAGACCATCATTTTTGTGGAGACAAAAAAACGATGTGATGACCTCACTCGCAGGATGAGGAGAGATGG ATGGCCAGCAATGTGCATTCATGGTGACAAAACTCAGCCAGAGAGAGACTGGGTTTTAGCAG ATGTGGAAGATGTTAAATTCGTCATTAACTACGACTATCCGAACTCCTCGGAGGACTATGTGCACCGCATTGGGCGTACCGCCCGTAGCACCAATAAAGGCACAGCCTACACTTTCTTCACTCCCGGAAACATGCGGCAGGCACGTGATCTAGTACGGGTCCTGGAAGAGGCACGGCAGGCCATGAACCCCAAACTTCTGCAGATGGTTGACTCCGGACGAGGGTCAGGAG GTGGACGAATGCGATACCGTGGCTCCAGCTCCAACAACCCCAACCTAATGTATCAGGAGGAGTGTGACAGGCGCATGCGCTCTGGAGGCAGCAGCAATAACAAGGACAGCCGAGGCGGAGGCAGCAGCTATGGGCGCTCAAACCGCGACGACAGATCTTCCGCCTCTGCATTTAGAGATCGCAGTCGGGACAACCACAACAACTATGGCTCTGGGGACCAGCACCAGGGCTACAACAACAGCAGCGGAGGGGGAGGGTACAACATGAGAGTGGGTGGAGCACAGCCGGGTGCAGGCAGCAGTGGCCCAGGTGGGGTGCCTCAGAACCAGCCCGGTCCTCCTCCGGGCCAGTTTAATCAGGGCCCTCCTCCCCCCTTGGCTCAGCCCGGGGTGGGACCTGGGCCACAGCCCCTAATGGCTCAGCAGTTTCCTCCACCACCTCCACAGCCCATGATGGGGGGCTTTATGGGCCCAGGGCCATATTCATACGGCCCCCCTCCACCTCCCCCACAAAGGAAGTAA